A genome region from Marinobacter panjinensis includes the following:
- a CDS encoding acyl-CoA dehydrogenase family protein — translation MSDYFNDTHEQVRQTARKFVTTHVLPYIDDWEEAGEFPRELYKQAGDAGLLGVGFPESLGGIGEGDVFMKVAVSEELMRSTSGGLVAGLGSLDIGLPPVAKWARPEVKEAIVPPVLRGEKIAALAITEPGGGSDVASLKTKAVRDGDHYIVNGSKTFITSGIRADHYTVAVRTGGEGHGGVSLLLIDRDMPGFSRGKKLRKMGWWASDTAELFFEDCRVPANRLIGAENAGFIAIMSNFLAERLSLSIMAYMTAEIALEAAMAWAGQREAFGRPVKGFQVTRHKLVDMATQVDVAREYTYRCAALMQAGKNPIKQVAMAKNFAVEVCEKVTREAVQIHGGMGYMRESVVERLYRDAKILSIGGGTDEIMKELIAKQMRL, via the coding sequence GTGTCTGATTACTTCAACGATACCCATGAACAGGTCCGTCAGACTGCCCGCAAGTTTGTTACCACGCATGTTCTGCCTTACATAGATGACTGGGAGGAAGCCGGCGAGTTTCCCCGGGAGCTTTATAAACAGGCTGGAGATGCAGGCCTTCTTGGGGTCGGATTTCCGGAAAGTCTCGGCGGCATTGGCGAAGGCGATGTGTTCATGAAGGTCGCCGTTTCAGAGGAACTGATGCGTTCCACCTCTGGCGGCCTGGTGGCCGGGCTTGGATCGTTGGATATCGGCCTTCCGCCAGTGGCGAAATGGGCGCGACCAGAAGTGAAAGAGGCCATCGTACCGCCGGTGCTGCGCGGCGAGAAGATCGCAGCACTGGCGATCACTGAACCCGGTGGTGGCTCTGATGTGGCCAGCCTCAAGACGAAGGCGGTCAGGGATGGCGATCATTACATCGTCAACGGTAGCAAGACCTTTATCACCAGCGGCATTCGTGCCGATCACTACACCGTTGCAGTGCGCACCGGTGGCGAAGGTCATGGGGGTGTCAGCCTGTTGCTGATTGACCGCGACATGCCAGGTTTCTCCAGGGGCAAAAAACTTCGCAAAATGGGCTGGTGGGCCAGCGATACGGCGGAACTGTTCTTTGAAGACTGCCGGGTGCCGGCCAACCGCCTGATCGGCGCCGAAAACGCCGGCTTTATTGCCATCATGAGCAATTTTCTGGCGGAGCGCCTGAGCCTCTCGATTATGGCGTACATGACCGCCGAAATAGCCCTGGAAGCGGCCATGGCCTGGGCCGGGCAACGGGAGGCGTTTGGTCGCCCGGTCAAAGGCTTCCAGGTAACGCGCCATAAGCTGGTGGACATGGCTACCCAGGTGGATGTGGCACGGGAGTATACCTACCGTTGTGCAGCGCTGATGCAGGCGGGCAAGAACCCGATCAAACAGGTGGCGATGGCGAAGAACTTTGCGGTGGAGGTGTGCGAGAAGGTCACCCGCGAAGCCGTTCAGATCCATGGAGGTATGGGGTATATGCGGGAATCGGTGGTGGAGCGGCTGTACAGAGATGCGAAGATTCTGTCGATTGGCGGTGGTACCGATGAGATTATGAAGGAGTTGATTGCGAAGCAGATGCGGTTGTAG
- the ppa gene encoding inorganic diphosphatase, translating into MNFDNIPVGKNPPEDIYVAIEIPSNSSPVKYELDKDMGALLVDRFMATPMFYPANYGFIPHTLADDGDPIDVLVVTPYPVQAGSVIRCRPVGVLNMEDEAGGDAKLVAVPHDKLTTSYHNVREIDDLPELLRDQIRHFFENYKTLEPGKWVKVQGWGNAAEAKKAIEDAVNAYKG; encoded by the coding sequence ATGAACTTCGATAACATCCCGGTTGGCAAAAACCCGCCAGAAGACATCTACGTCGCCATCGAAATCCCGTCCAACAGCTCCCCGGTCAAGTACGAGCTGGACAAAGACATGGGCGCACTGCTGGTAGACCGCTTCATGGCTACACCCATGTTCTATCCGGCCAACTACGGCTTCATCCCCCATACCCTTGCCGATGATGGCGACCCCATTGATGTACTGGTGGTCACCCCCTACCCGGTACAGGCAGGTTCGGTAATCCGCTGCCGTCCGGTTGGCGTGCTGAACATGGAAGACGAAGCCGGCGGCGACGCCAAGCTGGTGGCTGTTCCCCACGACAAACTGACTACCTCCTACCACAACGTGCGTGAAATCGATGATCTGCCGGAATTGCTGCGGGACCAGATCCGTCACTTCTTCGAGAACTACAAGACTCTCGAGCCGGGCAAGTGGGTCAAGGTTCAGGGCTGGGGCAATGCCGCCGAGGCCAAGAAAGCCATTGAAGACGCCGTGAATGCCTACAAGGGCTGA
- a CDS encoding DUF2333 family protein has protein sequence MSGKIRQYFSDRKDDLRDFSGGGGVVGKLILAVLVVYFLVALVLGMIWSSEPDVFSVREHTRAVATEMQREPVTGFATTVTMIRVAETLLEKPGGYVSNDMFPPGLWLDNMPNWEFGVLVQLRDFSRAMRRDISRSQSQSAEDRDLVIAEPQLHFDSGSWALPSTETEYRRGIKALHSYLDRLSRPDQPDAQFFARADNLANWLGDLETRLGSLSRTLGESVGKASVSDAVSNINPDDPLSEDTMGEEVKTSWTKIDDVFYEARGSAWALLHIFRAIEVDFRKVLNDKNALASAKQIIIELEGTQGEMWSPVILNGSGFGVLANHSLTMAAYLSRASAAISDMRDLLTRG, from the coding sequence ATGTCAGGAAAAATCAGACAGTATTTCAGTGATCGCAAAGATGACCTTCGGGATTTCTCCGGTGGTGGTGGGGTTGTCGGCAAACTCATCCTGGCTGTCCTGGTCGTTTATTTCCTGGTGGCTCTGGTGCTGGGGATGATCTGGAGCAGTGAGCCGGATGTATTTTCAGTTCGGGAGCATACGCGAGCGGTTGCCACCGAAATGCAGCGGGAGCCTGTTACTGGTTTTGCGACCACAGTGACCATGATTCGTGTCGCTGAAACATTGCTGGAAAAGCCCGGTGGGTATGTTTCCAACGACATGTTCCCGCCGGGGCTCTGGCTGGATAACATGCCCAACTGGGAATTTGGTGTGCTGGTGCAGCTTCGTGACTTCTCACGCGCCATGCGCAGGGACATCAGCCGTTCCCAGAGCCAGTCGGCTGAAGATCGGGACCTGGTTATCGCCGAGCCGCAGTTGCACTTTGACAGCGGCAGCTGGGCGCTCCCCTCCACCGAGACGGAATACCGTCGTGGTATCAAGGCTTTGCACAGCTACCTCGACCGCCTGTCGCGCCCGGATCAACCCGATGCCCAGTTTTTCGCCAGGGCCGATAACCTGGCAAACTGGTTGGGGGACCTTGAAACCCGTCTTGGCAGTCTCTCCCGTACACTGGGTGAGAGTGTCGGAAAGGCATCGGTGTCCGATGCAGTGTCCAACATCAATCCTGACGATCCGCTTTCGGAAGACACCATGGGTGAGGAGGTCAAAACCTCCTGGACCAAAATCGATGATGTCTTCTATGAGGCCCGCGGCAGTGCCTGGGCCCTGTTGCACATCTTCCGCGCCATCGAGGTGGACTTCCGCAAGGTGCTGAACGACAAGAACGCACTCGCCAGCGCCAAGCAGATCATTATCGAACTGGAAGGTACCCAGGGAGAGATGTGGAGCCCGGTGATTCTGAATGGCAGCGGTTTTGGTGTGCTGGCCAACCATTCCCTGACTATGGCGGCATATCTGTCACGCGCAAGTGCTGCAATCAGCGACATGCGCGACTTGCTGACCCGGGGCTGA
- a CDS encoding bifunctional diguanylate cyclase/phosphodiesterase has product MARMQETIQFARQRGVITLRSLLLLFTAGLLLLVLIAAVSVSFDRFRDYMTDQLRGHSQDGATAIGLSLSNAIDGRDPVAAASLIDAVFDSGRYLSVVYIDNQGEEIAGRETSLRELKVPGWFVSLADLPLPAGEAEVVRGWSRLGKVRVVSHPGRAYEDLWKVTSRTVAGSVLVAGVGLIGLFWTMTRILRPLRAVEIQAQALGRRDFRRRVDITSTRELNQVTRAMNQMADDLGQLFEGQAKLIQHLRKVNNEDSVTGLASRRAFEQRLKVEVESEERAAPGVLFLIQLADFARYNQTYGREEADRLLVSIGDAIGGFSRGHSDSFAGRLTGAGFAVFLPGVSRADGVIWCRQLLDQLDGIYSDFSAPMDVSVHAGIAQAAENRNVRDLMAAADEALRQAQADEASACHAADADRLEHYNSETWRAIIKQAIRDGWLSLWLQPMVRKGDGDVLFHQVFSRMKTPDGWVKANIFVPMAERFGMTPDIDRWVLTRSLELLREQPDAQLAMTLGVVSVASDGFRTDLLEQLAMAGPERQRLQVGVSEQAIHHHRVQVGLLVRALNRLQVPVIVDRFGVGGVPFSYLRNLRFQALRIDSSFIHDIDSHEDNRFYLESVATIAHSRGVRVYVTGVETESEYSVLGDIGVDGAMGYHLGRPFEAEQ; this is encoded by the coding sequence ATGGCACGGATGCAGGAAACAATACAATTTGCCCGGCAGCGGGGTGTGATCACCCTGCGCAGTCTGCTGTTGTTGTTCACCGCGGGGCTGTTATTGCTGGTGCTGATTGCTGCCGTCAGTGTGAGCTTTGACCGTTTCCGGGACTACATGACCGACCAGCTGCGTGGCCACTCACAGGATGGCGCCACCGCTATCGGCCTTTCGCTGTCCAACGCCATCGACGGCCGTGACCCGGTAGCCGCCGCCTCCCTGATTGACGCCGTGTTCGACAGTGGTCGTTACCTGTCTGTGGTTTACATTGATAACCAGGGGGAAGAGATTGCCGGCAGGGAAACGTCCCTGCGTGAATTAAAGGTGCCTGGCTGGTTCGTATCTCTCGCCGACTTGCCCCTGCCCGCAGGGGAGGCAGAGGTGGTGCGGGGCTGGAGCCGGCTGGGCAAGGTCAGGGTGGTCAGTCATCCTGGTCGCGCCTATGAGGATCTCTGGAAGGTAACGTCCCGTACGGTCGCCGGTTCCGTGCTGGTTGCCGGAGTCGGGTTGATTGGCCTGTTCTGGACGATGACCCGCATCCTGCGGCCGCTGAGGGCTGTGGAGATACAGGCTCAGGCCCTTGGCCGGCGAGATTTCCGGCGCAGGGTGGATATCACTTCTACCCGCGAGCTCAATCAGGTTACCCGTGCCATGAACCAGATGGCGGATGACCTTGGCCAGTTGTTTGAAGGGCAAGCCAAGCTGATCCAGCATTTGCGCAAGGTCAACAACGAAGACAGTGTGACGGGGCTGGCCAGCCGCAGGGCTTTCGAACAGAGGCTCAAGGTAGAGGTGGAGTCTGAGGAGCGCGCTGCGCCGGGTGTGTTGTTCCTGATCCAGCTGGCGGATTTTGCCCGGTATAACCAGACCTACGGCCGTGAAGAGGCGGATCGCCTGCTGGTTAGCATTGGCGACGCCATTGGGGGCTTTAGCCGCGGTCACAGTGACTCCTTTGCAGGAAGGCTGACCGGTGCCGGGTTTGCCGTCTTTCTACCCGGTGTGTCCCGGGCAGATGGCGTCATATGGTGCCGCCAACTGCTGGACCAGCTCGATGGCATCTATTCCGACTTCTCCGCGCCGATGGACGTTTCGGTTCACGCCGGCATCGCCCAGGCTGCCGAGAATCGCAATGTCCGTGACCTGATGGCTGCCGCCGATGAGGCCCTGCGCCAGGCCCAGGCGGACGAGGCTTCCGCATGCCATGCCGCCGACGCCGACCGGCTTGAGCACTACAACAGCGAAACCTGGCGAGCGATCATCAAGCAGGCTATCCGGGATGGCTGGTTGTCACTCTGGCTGCAGCCCATGGTTCGCAAGGGTGACGGTGACGTGCTGTTCCACCAGGTGTTCTCCCGGATGAAGACGCCCGATGGCTGGGTCAAGGCCAATATTTTCGTGCCCATGGCAGAGCGTTTTGGTATGACCCCTGATATTGACCGCTGGGTTTTGACGCGCTCTCTCGAGCTGCTGCGGGAGCAGCCGGATGCTCAACTGGCAATGACCCTGGGAGTGGTGTCCGTGGCCAGCGACGGGTTCCGGACAGATCTTCTGGAGCAATTGGCCATGGCGGGGCCGGAACGCCAACGGTTGCAGGTCGGCGTATCCGAGCAGGCTATCCACCATCATCGTGTCCAGGTAGGGCTTCTGGTGCGTGCCCTGAACCGCCTGCAGGTGCCGGTGATTGTCGATCGCTTCGGGGTTGGCGGTGTGCCGTTCAGCTACCTGAGGAATCTGAGATTCCAGGCGCTGCGTATCGATAGTAGCTTTATCCACGACATCGACAGCCATGAGGATAACCGCTTCTACCTTGAATCCGTGGCCACCATAGCCCACAGCAGAGGTGTCAGGGTTTACGTGACCGGTGTGGAGACCGAGAGCGAGTACTCGGTACTGGGCGATATCGGTGTTGATGGAGCAATGGGGTACCATCTGGGGCGCCCGTTTGAAGCGGAGCAGTGA
- a CDS encoding diguanylate cyclase: MNDESQKDKLRQHFARRVTTQARVVLDTWQKVHEDTSQSAAFRGDFAKAADKLVRYARRFEMASHADSGQKVFELIGEWPEGEALPDGLDRKLQDAIEQLSRCTLRRTDQTASEAPQQYRRTPVYIALSSEEMAGRLIRQLEFFGFRASAFHSSDKLIEACALHKPETILMDVNYGGEPLSGIATIERLQERHDTPIPIIFMSDEDGTIETRLRASRCGGEEFFFPAVDPGQLIEKIETYTHGNTVEPYKVLVLDDSRAQAKFMETVLKKAGMTAHIITDPMQIIHALEDFSPEIIILDMYMPGCTGMEIARVIRQQDRFHSVPIIYLSAEEDVSKQLHAMSLGGDDFLTKPIDPKHLIATIHNRGRRARSLLALMIRDSLTGLFNHTHTLHLLDQEIVKCRQKDQPLCFAMIDIDYFKKVNDTFGHPIGDRVLRSLSMFLKQRLRKTDHIGRYGGEEFAIILPDTRESDARNVLNEIRERFSELLQPAGDREFNVTFSCGVAAWKGDTSPALCERADRALYRSKEQGRNCVTAAGD; the protein is encoded by the coding sequence ATGAACGACGAAAGCCAGAAAGACAAACTCAGGCAGCACTTTGCTCGCCGCGTCACAACCCAGGCCAGGGTTGTCCTGGATACGTGGCAGAAGGTCCACGAAGACACCAGCCAGTCTGCCGCGTTCAGGGGCGATTTTGCCAAAGCGGCCGACAAGCTGGTTCGCTACGCCAGACGCTTCGAGATGGCGAGCCATGCTGACTCCGGACAGAAAGTGTTCGAGCTTATTGGCGAGTGGCCCGAAGGCGAGGCGCTGCCGGACGGCCTTGACCGCAAACTGCAGGATGCCATCGAACAGCTCTCCCGGTGCACCCTGCGGCGCACTGACCAGACGGCGAGCGAAGCTCCACAGCAGTATCGCCGCACCCCGGTCTACATAGCGCTGTCCAGCGAGGAAATGGCAGGCCGGCTCATTCGTCAGCTCGAGTTCTTCGGCTTCCGCGCGTCCGCTTTCCACTCCTCGGACAAGCTGATTGAAGCCTGCGCCCTCCACAAACCCGAAACCATCCTCATGGACGTCAACTACGGTGGCGAACCATTAAGTGGTATTGCCACTATCGAACGCCTGCAGGAGCGCCACGATACGCCCATTCCCATTATATTCATGAGCGATGAAGACGGCACCATCGAGACGCGGCTGCGCGCCTCACGCTGCGGTGGCGAAGAATTTTTCTTTCCGGCAGTAGACCCGGGCCAGCTGATCGAAAAGATCGAGACATACACTCACGGCAACACGGTAGAACCCTACAAGGTACTGGTTCTGGATGACTCCCGCGCCCAGGCCAAGTTTATGGAAACGGTGCTCAAAAAGGCCGGGATGACCGCCCATATCATCACCGACCCCATGCAGATCATCCATGCGCTGGAGGACTTTTCTCCGGAGATCATTATCCTCGATATGTACATGCCCGGTTGTACAGGCATGGAAATCGCCCGGGTGATTCGCCAGCAGGACCGATTCCACAGCGTACCCATCATTTACCTGTCGGCCGAGGAAGATGTCAGCAAGCAACTCCATGCCATGAGCCTCGGGGGCGATGACTTTCTTACCAAACCCATCGACCCCAAGCACCTGATCGCCACCATCCACAACCGAGGCCGACGCGCCCGCTCGCTGCTGGCGCTGATGATCCGCGACAGCCTGACCGGCCTGTTCAATCACACCCACACACTGCACCTGCTGGATCAGGAAATCGTGAAGTGCCGACAGAAAGACCAGCCGCTTTGCTTCGCGATGATCGACATCGATTACTTCAAGAAAGTGAATGACACCTTCGGGCATCCCATTGGTGACCGCGTACTCCGAAGCCTGTCCATGTTCCTCAAACAACGCCTGCGCAAAACCGATCACATCGGCCGGTATGGTGGAGAGGAATTTGCCATCATCCTGCCCGACACCCGCGAGAGCGACGCCCGTAACGTGCTGAACGAAATCCGTGAACGTTTCTCGGAACTGCTGCAACCAGCGGGCGACCGGGAGTTCAACGTGACGTTCAGTTGCGGCGTTGCCGCCTGGAAGGGTGACACCTCCCCCGCACTGTGCGAACGGGCAGACAGGGCGCTCTACCGCTCCAAGGAGCAGGGGCGGAACTGCGTTACGGCCGCTGGCGACTGA
- a CDS encoding DUF6976 family protein, which translates to MSDGFRGFHLDELGQSSAAVLDGQSGELHTDSAVVLHVSLPEGSTAMVHAVNLFEAGFGPELTFGATSDVLDECFVDGVVGNLVFGCNCILNYLHSALEGRKTAQLTGPITFGEVAYQLLNQTAVFLTVEHDN; encoded by the coding sequence TTGTCGGATGGGTTTCGGGGGTTTCACCTGGATGAGTTGGGGCAGAGCAGTGCAGCCGTTCTCGATGGCCAGAGCGGAGAGCTTCACACCGATAGTGCAGTGGTTTTGCACGTGTCGTTGCCGGAGGGCAGTACAGCCATGGTGCACGCGGTCAACCTGTTCGAGGCGGGCTTCGGCCCGGAACTGACGTTCGGCGCCACCAGCGACGTCCTCGACGAGTGTTTTGTGGATGGTGTCGTTGGCAATCTGGTGTTTGGGTGTAACTGTATCCTGAACTACCTCCACTCCGCTCTGGAGGGCAGGAAAACTGCACAACTGACGGGCCCCATCACGTTTGGGGAGGTGGCATACCAGTTACTGAACCAGACGGCCGTTTTTCTCACGGTCGAACATGACAACTGA
- a CDS encoding DUF6976 family protein has product MPMSALSRPSFTQRYRTTESSRGPLFWGRWIDVCGERGGTTPYFMTSEGGQCCREAAFVQCLDTVDVSVACYDKDTLAHVLEDAPENGYSIIILPAGSPVLEVYAHHAPDFPDMFIKPIVGWVSGVSPG; this is encoded by the coding sequence ATGCCAATGTCGGCGCTTTCAAGACCTTCATTCACGCAACGCTACCGGACGACCGAGAGCAGCAGGGGCCCCCTTTTCTGGGGCAGGTGGATTGATGTCTGTGGCGAGCGCGGCGGCACCACTCCCTATTTCATGACGTCTGAAGGTGGGCAGTGCTGCAGGGAGGCGGCTTTCGTGCAGTGTCTGGATACCGTGGATGTGAGTGTCGCCTGTTATGACAAGGATACCCTTGCACATGTGCTGGAAGATGCACCGGAGAATGGCTACTCAATCATTATCCTGCCGGCAGGCAGCCCGGTGCTGGAAGTATACGCTCACCACGCTCCGGACTTCCCCGATATGTTCATCAAGCCGATTGTCGGATGGGTTTCGGGGGTTTCACCTGGATGA
- the aroQ gene encoding type II 3-dehydroquinate dehydratase, translating to MATILVLHGPNLNMLGTREPEVYGYETLSDIDERLHRKAAESGHHLLHLQSNAEYELIERIHEAKSEGVDFIIFNPAAFTHTSVALRDAMLASGIPFIEVHISNVHAREAFRHHSYFSDIAEGVICGLGSQGYDLALKAALQRIHR from the coding sequence ATGGCGACCATACTCGTCCTCCATGGACCCAACCTGAATATGCTCGGAACCCGCGAGCCGGAGGTCTATGGCTATGAGACTTTGTCCGACATTGATGAACGATTGCACCGAAAAGCCGCCGAAAGTGGTCATCACCTGCTACATTTACAGTCAAACGCGGAATATGAACTGATTGAGCGGATCCATGAAGCAAAATCAGAAGGGGTGGATTTCATCATTTTCAACCCGGCGGCATTCACTCACACCAGTGTTGCATTGCGGGATGCCATGCTGGCATCAGGCATTCCGTTTATTGAGGTACATATTTCCAACGTGCATGCGCGGGAAGCTTTCCGCCATCACTCCTATTTTTCTGATATCGCCGAAGGCGTTATCTGCGGGCTGGGCAGCCAGGGGTACGACCTCGCACTCAAAGCGGCCCTGCAACGAATTCATCGATAG
- the accB gene encoding acetyl-CoA carboxylase biotin carboxyl carrier protein, whose amino-acid sequence MDIRKIKKLIELLEESDVEELEIHEGDDSVRISRRREQLAAPQYMAQYPSPAPQPGSYPQQSTQAADEPAKPAEPTGHAVKSPMVGTFYRSPSPTAKSFVEVGQSVKAGDVVCIVEAMKMMNQIEADKSGTIAEILVENGQPVEFDQPLIIIS is encoded by the coding sequence ATGGACATTCGCAAGATCAAGAAACTTATCGAGCTGCTGGAGGAATCCGACGTCGAGGAGCTGGAAATTCACGAAGGTGATGATTCCGTTCGCATTTCTCGCCGTCGTGAACAATTGGCTGCGCCGCAGTACATGGCTCAGTATCCGTCTCCGGCACCCCAGCCCGGGTCATACCCGCAGCAGTCCACACAGGCCGCCGATGAGCCGGCCAAGCCTGCGGAGCCCACCGGCCATGCTGTGAAGTCACCGATGGTGGGTACCTTCTACCGCTCGCCCTCGCCCACGGCCAAGTCGTTCGTGGAAGTCGGGCAATCAGTGAAGGCCGGTGACGTGGTGTGCATTGTGGAAGCCATGAAGATGATGAACCAGATCGAGGCGGACAAGAGCGGTACCATCGCCGAGATCCTGGTAGAGAACGGGCAGCCGGTCGAGTTCGACCAGCCACTGATCATCATTTCCTGA
- the accC gene encoding acetyl-CoA carboxylase biotin carboxylase subunit: protein MAMLEKVLIANRGEIALRILRACKELGIKTVAVHSQIDRELMHVRLADESVCIGPNSATESYLNIPAIISAAEVTDSVGIHPGYGFLAENADFAEQVEKSGFRFIGPRAETIRLMGNKVSAINSMIEAGVPTVPGSDGPITDDDERTLEVARRIGYPVIIKAASGGGGRGMQVVHSEAALLKSVQITQSEAKNTFGDATVYLEKYLERPRHVEVQVLADTHGNVIHLGDRDCSMQRRHQKVLEEAPAPNIDPEAREIALKACVDACKKIGYVGAGTFEFLYQDGAFYFIEMNTRVQVEHPVSEMVTGVDIVREQLRIASGLPLQYTQDDIKISGHALECRINAEDPKTFVPSPGTVKHFHAPGGNGIRVDSHLYSGYTVPPFYDSMVAKLITWGDDREIARRRMKNALDELLVEGIKTNQALHRKLVRDGGFKQVDFTIHYLEKLIRE from the coding sequence ATGGCTATGTTAGAAAAAGTTCTGATCGCAAACCGCGGCGAGATCGCCCTGCGCATCCTGCGCGCCTGCAAGGAGCTGGGCATCAAGACCGTGGCCGTCCATTCGCAGATTGACCGCGAGCTGATGCACGTGCGCCTGGCGGATGAGTCCGTCTGTATCGGCCCCAACAGCGCTACTGAAAGCTACCTGAACATCCCCGCGATCATCAGCGCAGCGGAAGTGACGGATTCCGTCGGTATTCATCCCGGCTATGGCTTTCTTGCGGAAAACGCCGATTTCGCCGAGCAGGTGGAAAAAAGCGGCTTTCGCTTTATCGGCCCCAGGGCTGAAACCATTCGCCTGATGGGTAACAAGGTCTCAGCCATCAATTCCATGATCGAAGCCGGCGTTCCCACTGTTCCGGGCTCCGATGGCCCGATCACCGATGATGACGAGCGCACTCTGGAAGTGGCCAGGCGAATCGGCTACCCGGTGATCATCAAGGCAGCATCCGGTGGCGGTGGCCGTGGCATGCAGGTGGTTCATTCCGAGGCGGCGCTGCTGAAAAGCGTGCAGATCACCCAGAGCGAGGCAAAGAACACCTTTGGCGATGCCACGGTTTACCTCGAGAAATACCTGGAACGACCCCGCCATGTAGAGGTCCAGGTTCTGGCGGACACCCACGGCAACGTGATTCACCTGGGCGACCGGGACTGCTCCATGCAGCGCCGGCACCAGAAAGTACTGGAAGAGGCACCCGCACCGAACATCGACCCGGAAGCACGGGAAATAGCACTGAAGGCCTGCGTCGATGCCTGCAAGAAAATCGGCTATGTGGGGGCCGGCACGTTCGAGTTCCTGTATCAGGATGGCGCCTTCTACTTCATCGAGATGAACACCCGGGTACAGGTGGAGCATCCAGTGTCGGAGATGGTGACCGGCGTGGACATTGTGCGCGAGCAGCTGCGCATTGCCAGCGGCCTGCCTCTGCAATACACCCAGGACGACATCAAGATTTCCGGCCATGCACTGGAATGCCGTATCAATGCCGAGGATCCGAAAACCTTCGTGCCCAGCCCGGGTACGGTCAAGCACTTCCATGCCCCCGGGGGCAACGGCATACGGGTAGATTCGCACCTGTACAGCGGCTACACCGTACCACCCTTCTACGACTCCATGGTGGCCAAACTGATCACCTGGGGCGATGATCGGGAAATTGCCCGTCGCCGCATGAAGAACGCGCTGGACGAACTGCTTGTCGAAGGCATCAAGACCAATCAGGCGCTGCACCGGAAACTGGTGCGCGATGGCGGTTTCAAACAGGTAGACTTCACCATTCATTATCTGGAGAAGCTGATACGGGAGTGA
- the prmA gene encoding 50S ribosomal protein L11 methyltransferase → MPWIQLQIPADPDNADQLEDLLMEMGAEAVSMEDAADQPLYEPDPGTTPLWHQTSVTGLFGSERDIDELCAAVKDAWHQQTQQSLPDIDITLVEDKDWEREWMEDFKPLRFGERLWIVPSWHDAPDPQAANLLLDPGLAFGTGTHPTTALCLEWLDGHDVSSRQVIDYGCGSGILGLAALLLGADHVIGVDTDPQALEASRENARRNQVEEDRLDLFLPADEPDTMADIMLANILAQPLIGLAPRLAAKVKPGGNIVLSGILSNQAREVMEAYEPWFVMDEPEQREEWIRLTGRRTDR, encoded by the coding sequence ATGCCCTGGATACAATTACAGATCCCGGCTGATCCCGACAATGCGGACCAGCTAGAGGATCTGCTTATGGAGATGGGCGCCGAAGCCGTCTCCATGGAAGATGCCGCCGACCAGCCACTGTACGAGCCCGACCCCGGCACCACACCTCTATGGCACCAGACCAGCGTGACCGGCCTGTTCGGCTCCGAACGGGACATTGACGAACTGTGCGCTGCGGTCAAGGATGCCTGGCACCAGCAGACACAGCAGTCATTACCAGACATCGACATTACGCTGGTGGAAGACAAGGACTGGGAACGGGAGTGGATGGAAGACTTCAAGCCCCTCCGCTTCGGCGAACGCCTGTGGATTGTGCCCAGCTGGCACGACGCGCCAGACCCGCAAGCGGCCAATCTTCTGCTGGATCCGGGGCTGGCGTTTGGCACCGGAACCCACCCCACTACGGCACTTTGCCTGGAATGGCTGGACGGCCACGACGTTTCCTCGCGCCAGGTGATCGACTACGGTTGTGGTTCAGGCATTCTTGGCCTTGCTGCCCTGTTACTGGGCGCTGACCATGTCATCGGCGTTGACACCGACCCCCAGGCACTGGAAGCCAGCCGCGAGAATGCGCGCCGCAACCAGGTTGAGGAAGACCGGCTTGATCTGTTCCTGCCTGCCGATGAGCCCGACACCATGGCTGACATCATGCTGGCCAACATCCTCGCCCAACCCCTGATCGGCCTCGCGCCCAGGCTGGCGGCGAAGGTGAAGCCCGGTGGCAATATCGTGTTGTCCGGCATACTTTCCAATCAGGCCAGGGAAGTGATGGAAGCTTACGAACCCTGGTTTGTCATGGACGAACCGGAACAGCGTGAAGAGTGGATACGGCTCACAGGACGGCGCACCGACAGGTGA